The following are encoded in a window of Gossypium raimondii isolate GPD5lz chromosome 13, ASM2569854v1, whole genome shotgun sequence genomic DNA:
- the LOC105782829 gene encoding receptor-like protein 13: MIYSAETEMHSVDTPTFQLRSISLSCCGDGGSFPQSLNHQHDLEHVDLSHINFKGDQFPNWLLENNKKLDTLYLVNSSLSGHFQLPSTSRRGLSRLDISSNSLDGNIPNEIGAKLPSLLVLNMSNNFFGGGIPISIGDMISLQILDFSNNKLSGGIPRHLPMGLLIFDVSNNQLFGDIPSSMENMSLLALDLSNNTLFGGIPRWMGKMSGLEVLLMANNHFEGPIPVEFCKLNYSLKFLDLSANNISGSLPSFFSFTRLTHVYLSRNKLKGPITSFINSIDLVTMDLSNNYLTGNIPNWIGNLSTLSYLLLNNNYFEGGIPVQLCDLHRLRLIDVSNNNLSGTIPPCLMNTISNYSSRANFDNSGYDGSIGYFSVDVPIKFTTKSISYFYKATVLTYLSGIDLSCNKLTGEIPHQIQHFQDIIVLNFSHNSLIGPIPPALAYLSQIESLDLSHNNLSGNIPSHLLGLHFLSFFSVAYNNLSGATPQRSGQFATFEESSYVGNPFLCGEPLPKNCSIDGPSSSMPKNATDKGFIDMEFFYASFVGSYIVMPLCIAIVLYINPYWRQAWFYHVEAATMSCYYFVLDHVLPKRFR; encoded by the coding sequence TTGTTGCGGAGATGGTGGATCATTTCCTCAATCTCTCAATCATCAACATGACTTGGAACATGTTGATCTCTCTCACATCAATTTCAAGGGAGATCAGTTCCCAAACTGGTTGTTggaaaacaacaagaaattaGATACACTATATCTAGTCAATAGCTCTCTATCGGGACATTTTCAGCTACCATCGACTTCTCGTAGGGGATTATCACGGTTGGATATTTCCAGTAATTCCCTCGATGGCAACATCCCAAATGAAATCGGAGCAAAACTACCATCATTGTTGGTTCTCAACATGTCGAATAATTTTTTTGGCGGTGGTATTCCGATTTCGATTGGTGATATGATTTCCCTTCAAATATTGGACTTCTCCAACAATAAATTGAGTGGTGGAATACCGAGGCACTTGCCCATGGGGTTGTTAATATTCGATGTTAGCAATAACCAACTCTTTGGTGATATACCAAGCTCCATGGAGAATATGTCACTGTTAGCATTGGATTTAAGCAATAACACACTTTTCGGTGGGATACCAAGGTGGATGGGAAAGATGTCAGGCTTGGAAGTACTTCTGATGGCAAATAATCATTTTGAAGGTCCAATTCCCGTGGAATTTTGCAAACTCAACTATAGTCTGAAATTTTTGGACCTTTCGGCGAACAACATATCGGGAAGCTTGCCATCTTTCTTCAGCTTTACAAGGCTCACTCATGTTTATTTATCAAGAAACAAGCTAAAAGGGCCGATCACCAGTTTTATTAACAGCATTGATTTGGTGACAATGGATCTTAGCAACAACTACTTAACTGGAAATATTCCAAATTGGATTGGCAACCTTTCTACCTTGAGTTACCTTCTCCTAAATAACAACTACTTTGAAGGAGGGATTCCGGTTCAATTATGCGACTTACATCGTTTAAGGTTGATTGATGTTTCTAACAACAATCTTTCTGGTACAATTCCTCCTTGCTTGATGAATACAATATCGAATTATAGCTCCCGTGCTAATTTTGACAACAGTGGTTACGACGGTTCCATCGGATATTTCTCTGTTGATGTGCCGATAAAGTTCACCACGAAAAGCATATCCTACTTTTATAAGGCAACAGTCCTCACTTACCTGTCTGGAATTGATCTCTCTTGCAACAAGTTGACTGGTGAGATTCCCCACCAAATCCAACACTTCCAAGACATCATCGTTTTGAATTTTTCTCACAACAGTTTGATAGGACCAATCCCTCCAGCACTTGCCTACTTATCCCAAATTGAGAGTCTGGATCTTTCTCACAACAACTTGAGCGGAAATATCCCTTCCCATCTTTTGGGGTTACATTTTTTGTCCTTTTTCAGTGTGGCATACAATaatttatccggagctacaccTCAAAGGAGTGGACAATTTGCAACATTTGAAGAAAGCAGTTACGTGGGGAATCCTTTCCTTTGTGGTGAACCATTGCCAAAGAATTGCTCAATAGATGGACCATCTTCATCAATGCCGAAAAATGCAACTGACAAGGGTTTCATTGACATGGAATTCTTTTACGCAAGTTTTGTTGGGTCGTACATTGTGATGCCACTGTGTATTGCCATTGTGTTGTACATTAATCCTTACTGGAGACAAGCATGGTTCTATCACGTAGAAGCAGCCACCATGTCCTGCTATTATTTTGTGCTCGACCATGTTCTGCCTAAACGATTCCGTTAA